From a region of the Streptacidiphilus albus JL83 genome:
- a CDS encoding LysR family transcriptional regulator translates to MELEPRRLVVLHTVQQAGGIAAAARLLGISPSAVSQTVRRLEQEAGAVLLDRAEGRAELTRTGLALAAHGARIAEELSAAERALTGTGTAGVEGPVSIGSVLAVLTVLVARVTASLAERHPALRPELSETSAPDGLRALRRGALDVLLITGDQEHRPVPPAGCGLKVLAQERYRVGVPSAWGEPPAAAAGLAAVPWIGAPDGSARARAHARLAAELGLPEQPTAHRATNWSAVAAMVRAGLGAVVLPESVASRTPGLSLLPVPVPGTFETLVLHRLSGPGQVSAPVAAVLTRLAEVTLDVAEELSRAGLLEREPVVRTTLV, encoded by the coding sequence GTGGAGTTGGAGCCCAGGCGGCTCGTCGTGCTGCACACCGTGCAGCAGGCCGGCGGGATCGCCGCCGCCGCGCGGCTGCTGGGCATCAGCCCCTCGGCCGTCTCCCAGACGGTGCGCCGGCTGGAGCAGGAGGCCGGCGCGGTGCTGCTGGACCGGGCCGAGGGCCGGGCCGAACTCACGCGCACCGGCCTGGCGTTGGCCGCACACGGAGCCAGGATCGCCGAGGAGCTGTCCGCTGCGGAGCGGGCGCTGACCGGCACCGGCACGGCGGGTGTCGAGGGGCCGGTGTCGATCGGTTCGGTGCTGGCCGTGCTCACCGTCCTGGTCGCCCGGGTGACCGCGTCGCTCGCCGAGCGGCATCCGGCGCTGCGGCCGGAGTTGAGCGAGACGTCCGCCCCGGACGGGCTGCGGGCGCTGCGCCGGGGCGCGCTGGACGTGCTGCTGATCACCGGCGACCAGGAGCACCGGCCGGTCCCGCCCGCGGGCTGCGGGTTGAAGGTCCTTGCCCAGGAGCGGTACCGGGTCGGGGTTCCCAGCGCCTGGGGCGAGCCCCCGGCCGCGGCGGCCGGTCTGGCGGCCGTGCCCTGGATCGGGGCGCCGGACGGGAGCGCGCGGGCCCGGGCCCACGCCCGGCTGGCGGCCGAACTCGGCCTGCCGGAGCAGCCGACCGCCCATCGGGCGACCAACTGGTCGGCGGTGGCGGCGATGGTCCGCGCCGGGCTGGGCGCGGTCGTGCTGCCCGAGTCGGTCGCCTCGCGCACCCCGGGGCTGAGCCTGCTCCCGGTACCGGTACCGGGCACGTTCGAGACCCTGGTCCTGCACCGGCTCAGCGGCCCCGGTCAGGTCTCCGCGCCGGTGGCGGCGGTACTGACCCGGCTGGCCGAGGTGACCCTCGACGTGGCCGAGGAACTCTCCCGGGCCGGGCTGCTGGAGCGCGAACCCGTGGTCCGCACGACCCTGGTCTGA
- a CDS encoding NUDIX hydrolase family protein produces MTETTPGWLASDDLELARARMPILYVEAVPVRVDDSGEVTHIGLLLRIGADGTVSRALVSGRVLHHERVRDALLRHLEKDLGPVALPRVPASLQPFTVAEYFPTQGVTPFHDPRQHAVSLAYIVPVSGDCRPRQDALDLVWFSPQEASSALVQQEMPGGQGLLLKQALAHAGCLS; encoded by the coding sequence ATGACGGAAACCACGCCCGGCTGGCTCGCCTCCGACGATCTGGAACTGGCGCGTGCCCGGATGCCCATCCTGTACGTCGAGGCGGTACCGGTGCGGGTCGACGACAGCGGTGAAGTGACGCACATCGGGCTCCTGTTGCGGATCGGGGCGGACGGGACCGTCAGTCGCGCCCTGGTCTCCGGCCGGGTGCTGCACCACGAACGGGTCCGCGACGCCCTGCTGCGGCATCTGGAGAAGGACCTCGGTCCGGTGGCGCTGCCCAGGGTCCCGGCCTCGCTGCAGCCCTTCACCGTCGCCGAGTACTTCCCGACGCAGGGGGTCACCCCGTTCCACGACCCCCGGCAGCACGCGGTGTCGCTGGCCTACATCGTCCCGGTGAGCGGCGACTGCCGGCCCCGCCAGGACGCTCTCGACCTGGTCTGGTTCAGCCCGCAGGAGGCGTCCTCCGCGCTGGTCCAGCAGGAGATGCCGGGCGGCCAGGGACTCCTGCTGAAGCAGGCCCTGGCCCACGCCGGCTGCCTGAGCTGA
- a CDS encoding histidine phosphatase family protein has product MPTLLLVRHGRSTANTAGVLAGWTPGVSLDAHGEKQAKDLADRLGPLPVSLVVSSPLDRCRQTLAPLLEVRDQLALRLDERLGECRYGDWTGRPLGELASEPLWRTVQAQPSAAVFPGPEGESLREMSHRAVESVREWDAEVEREHGPDALWVACSHGDVIKAIVADALGLHLDQFQRISVEPCSITAIRYTSHRPFLLRLGDTGELGGLAPRPSSGDAVVGGDTGTR; this is encoded by the coding sequence ATGCCGACCCTGCTGCTCGTCCGCCATGGCCGTTCCACCGCCAACACCGCCGGGGTGCTCGCCGGCTGGACCCCGGGGGTGTCGCTCGACGCCCACGGCGAGAAGCAGGCCAAGGACCTCGCCGACCGCCTCGGTCCGCTGCCGGTGTCGCTGGTCGTCAGCAGCCCGCTGGACCGCTGCCGGCAGACCCTGGCGCCGCTGCTGGAGGTCAGGGACCAGCTGGCGCTGCGGCTGGACGAGCGGCTCGGCGAGTGCCGCTACGGCGACTGGACCGGCCGCCCGCTCGGCGAGCTGGCCTCCGAGCCGCTGTGGCGGACCGTCCAGGCCCAGCCCTCCGCGGCGGTCTTCCCCGGGCCCGAGGGCGAGTCGCTGCGCGAGATGAGCCACCGCGCGGTGGAGAGCGTCCGCGAGTGGGACGCCGAGGTCGAGCGCGAGCACGGCCCGGACGCGCTCTGGGTGGCCTGCAGCCACGGCGACGTGATCAAGGCGATCGTGGCCGACGCGCTCGGGCTGCACCTCGACCAGTTCCAGCGGATCTCGGTCGAACCCTGTTCGATCACCGCCATCCGCTACACCTCCCACCGGCCCTTCCTCCTGCGCCTCGGCGACACCGGTGAGCTGGGCGGTCTCGCCCCGCGCCCCAGCAGTGGCGACGCCGTGGTCGGGGGAGACACCGGCACCCGCTGA
- a CDS encoding DUF3090 domain-containing protein, producing MPRQVFFYDPPERFVAGTVGEPGRRAFYLQASTRGRVTSVLLEKAQVAALAERIEELLDEVVRRSAGSTEVPAVAPADLIDSAPLDQPVLEEFRVGTMALAWDESIQRLIVEAQALVETDPDDPDDQEPFEDDENGPPMLRVRLSGAMARVFAKRALELVSAGRPPCPFCSLPLDPQGHVCPRQNGYRR from the coding sequence GTGCCCCGCCAGGTGTTCTTCTACGATCCTCCCGAGCGTTTCGTGGCCGGCACGGTCGGTGAGCCGGGCCGGCGCGCCTTCTACCTGCAGGCCAGCACCAGAGGCCGGGTGACCAGCGTGCTGCTGGAGAAAGCCCAGGTCGCCGCCCTTGCCGAGCGCATCGAGGAGCTGTTGGACGAGGTGGTCCGGCGCAGCGCCGGCAGCACCGAGGTCCCGGCCGTCGCGCCCGCCGACCTGATCGACAGCGCCCCGCTGGACCAGCCGGTGCTGGAGGAGTTCCGGGTCGGCACCATGGCCCTGGCCTGGGACGAGTCCATCCAGCGGCTGATCGTCGAGGCGCAGGCCCTGGTCGAGACCGACCCCGACGACCCGGACGACCAGGAGCCGTTCGAGGACGACGAGAACGGTCCGCCGATGCTGCGGGTCAGGCTCAGCGGGGCGATGGCCCGGGTCTTCGCCAAGCGCGCCCTGGAACTGGTCTCGGCCGGCCGGCCGCCGTGCCCGTTCTGCAGCCTCCCGCTCGACCCGCAGGGCCATGTGTGCCCGCGTCAGAACGGGTACCGGCGCTGA
- a CDS encoding SCO1664 family protein: protein MDPAASAALAADPGRALALLRTGELRIHGRLTAASNAAFYCTVTGADGTAAVCVYKPVRGERPLWDFPDGTLAGREVAAYEVSAATGWGLVPPTVLRDGPYGEGMCQIWIETGDDGADGDPGEGGGDALLALQDVEEPEPGWCAIGRAEVGEGRTALLVHADDPRLRRLAVLDAVLNNADRKGGHLLPAVDGRLYGIDHGVTFAVPGKLRTLLWGWAGEPLPDEAVAVLTGLRKELDGELGERLAPLLTPAELEALRARVEGLLRSGAHPLPPTDRHAVPWPPI from the coding sequence GTGGACCCCGCCGCCTCGGCGGCGCTCGCCGCCGACCCCGGGCGCGCCCTCGCCCTGCTGCGCACGGGCGAGCTGCGGATACACGGTCGGCTCACTGCGGCCTCCAACGCGGCCTTCTACTGCACCGTCACCGGCGCCGACGGCACGGCCGCGGTCTGCGTCTACAAGCCGGTGCGCGGCGAGCGCCCGCTGTGGGACTTCCCGGACGGCACGCTGGCCGGCCGGGAGGTCGCCGCCTACGAGGTCTCCGCCGCGACCGGCTGGGGCCTGGTGCCGCCCACCGTGCTCCGGGACGGCCCCTACGGCGAGGGCATGTGCCAGATCTGGATCGAGACCGGGGACGACGGGGCGGACGGCGACCCGGGGGAGGGCGGGGGCGACGCCCTGCTGGCCCTCCAGGACGTCGAGGAGCCCGAGCCGGGCTGGTGCGCCATCGGGCGCGCGGAGGTGGGCGAGGGGCGCACGGCGCTGCTGGTCCACGCCGACGACCCGCGACTGCGCCGACTGGCGGTGCTGGACGCGGTGCTGAACAACGCCGACCGCAAGGGCGGGCACCTGCTGCCCGCCGTCGACGGGCGGCTCTACGGCATCGACCACGGGGTGACCTTCGCGGTCCCCGGGAAGTTGCGCACCCTGCTCTGGGGCTGGGCCGGGGAGCCGCTGCCGGACGAGGCCGTCGCCGTCCTCACCGGGCTGCGGAAGGAGCTCGACGGCGAGCTGGGGGAGCGGCTGGCGCCGCTGCTGACCCCGGCCGAGCTGGAGGCGCTGCGGGCGCGGGTGGAGGGGCTGCTGCGCAGCGGCGCGCACCCGCTGCCGCCCACCGACCGGCACGCCGTGCCCTGGCCGCCGATCTGA
- the mshC gene encoding cysteine--1-D-myo-inosityl 2-amino-2-deoxy-alpha-D-glucopyranoside ligase, protein MYAWPATEVPALPGQGSPLHIFDTAASGLRRTSPGPTARLYVCGITPYDATHLGHAATYNAFDLIQRVWRDAGHEVLYVQNVTDVDDPLLERAVATGQDWTELAERETALFREDMTALRMLPPAHYIGAVEAIPSIVPIVQDLLRQGAAYELDGDIYFSVESDPHFGEVSRLDAEQMLRFFGERGGDPDRPGKKHRLDPLLWLAARPGEPSWETELGNGRPGWHIECVAIALGHLGMAFDIQGGGSDLAFPHHEMGASHAQVATGSHPFARAYVHAGMVALDGEKMSKSRGNLVFVSRLRKDGVDPAAIRLALHAHHYRSDWEWTGADLERAEQRLAVWRAAVSRPDGPDAVELLAEVRAALADDLDTPRALAAVDAWAARQQAGGGSDTGAPGVVSRTVDALLGVAL, encoded by the coding sequence ATGTATGCCTGGCCCGCCACTGAGGTTCCCGCGCTCCCCGGTCAGGGGAGTCCCCTGCACATCTTCGACACCGCCGCGAGCGGTCTGCGGAGGACCAGTCCCGGCCCCACCGCCCGGCTCTACGTCTGTGGCATCACCCCCTACGACGCCACCCACCTCGGCCACGCCGCGACCTACAACGCCTTCGACCTGATCCAGCGGGTCTGGCGGGACGCCGGGCACGAGGTGCTGTACGTCCAGAACGTCACCGACGTGGACGACCCGCTGCTGGAGCGCGCCGTCGCCACCGGCCAGGACTGGACCGAGCTGGCCGAGCGCGAGACCGCGCTGTTCCGCGAGGACATGACCGCGCTGCGGATGCTGCCGCCGGCCCACTACATCGGCGCGGTGGAGGCGATCCCCTCCATCGTCCCGATCGTCCAGGACCTGCTCCGGCAGGGGGCGGCCTACGAGCTCGACGGCGACATCTACTTCTCGGTCGAGTCGGACCCGCACTTCGGCGAGGTGTCCCGGCTGGACGCCGAGCAGATGCTGCGGTTCTTCGGCGAGCGCGGCGGCGACCCGGACCGTCCGGGCAAGAAGCACCGGCTCGACCCGCTGCTCTGGCTCGCGGCCCGTCCCGGCGAGCCCTCCTGGGAGACCGAGCTCGGCAACGGCCGCCCCGGCTGGCACATCGAGTGCGTGGCCATCGCGCTCGGCCACCTCGGCATGGCCTTCGACATCCAGGGCGGCGGCAGCGACCTGGCCTTCCCGCACCACGAGATGGGCGCCTCGCACGCCCAGGTCGCCACCGGCAGCCACCCCTTCGCCCGCGCCTACGTCCACGCCGGGATGGTCGCGCTGGACGGCGAGAAGATGTCCAAGTCGCGCGGCAACCTGGTCTTCGTGTCCCGGCTGCGCAAGGACGGCGTCGACCCGGCCGCGATCCGGCTCGCCCTCCACGCCCACCACTACCGCAGCGACTGGGAGTGGACCGGCGCCGACCTGGAGCGGGCCGAGCAGCGGCTGGCGGTCTGGCGTGCGGCGGTGTCCCGCCCGGACGGCCCGGACGCCGTCGAGCTGCTGGCCGAGGTCCGCGCGGCCCTCGCCGACGACCTGGACACCCCCCGCGCCCTGGCCGCCGTCGACGCCTGGGCGGCCCGGCAGCAGGCCGGGGGCGGCAGCGACACCGGCGCCCCCGGCGTGGTCTCCCGCACCGTCGACGCGCTGCTCGGCGTGGCGCTCTGA
- a CDS encoding glycosyltransferase, translated as MSLLVIIALLSLLSWLWLTFCQGWFWRTDVRLPRRAQLTAYPRVAVVVPARDEAEVLPLSLPSLLAQEYPGEARLILVDDGSADGTGELARRLGEAPGSLPLTVTAPGEPPAGWTGKLWALRHGVELAGEDVDYLLLTDADIAHGPHSLESLVAAAETNDLDLVSQMARLRTETRWEQLIVPAFVYFFAQLYPFRRSNRPGARTAAAAGGCSLVRREALERAGGVAAIRGAVIDDVNLARLVKRNGGRTWLGLADRVDSVRPYPELGQLWRMVSRSAYAQLRHSPALLAGTVLGLALVYLVPPLAVVAGLVGGDTPLTVLGLAAWLLMALTFRPMLGYYRRPVWEALLLPFTAGMYLLMTVDSAVQHWRGRGAAWKGRTYGAMEG; from the coding sequence GTGTCGCTACTCGTGATCATCGCGCTGCTGTCGCTGCTGTCCTGGCTGTGGCTGACCTTCTGTCAGGGCTGGTTCTGGCGCACCGACGTCCGGCTGCCGCGCCGGGCGCAGCTCACCGCCTACCCCCGGGTGGCGGTCGTGGTCCCGGCCCGGGACGAGGCGGAGGTGCTGCCGCTCAGCCTGCCCTCGCTGCTGGCGCAGGAGTACCCGGGCGAGGCCCGGCTGATCCTGGTGGACGACGGCAGCGCCGACGGCACCGGCGAGCTGGCCCGGCGGCTCGGCGAGGCCCCCGGCTCGCTGCCGCTCACGGTGACCGCGCCGGGCGAGCCGCCGGCCGGCTGGACCGGCAAGCTCTGGGCGCTGCGGCACGGCGTCGAGCTGGCCGGGGAGGACGTGGACTACCTGCTGCTCACCGACGCGGACATCGCCCACGGCCCGCACTCGCTGGAGAGCCTGGTCGCCGCGGCCGAGACCAACGACCTGGACCTGGTCTCGCAGATGGCACGGCTGCGCACGGAGACCCGCTGGGAGCAGCTGATCGTCCCGGCCTTCGTCTACTTCTTCGCCCAGCTCTACCCGTTCCGCCGGAGCAACCGCCCCGGCGCGCGGACGGCGGCGGCCGCCGGGGGCTGCAGCCTGGTGCGCCGGGAGGCACTGGAGCGCGCGGGCGGGGTGGCCGCGATCCGGGGCGCGGTGATCGACGACGTCAACCTGGCCCGGCTGGTGAAGCGGAACGGCGGGCGGACCTGGCTGGGCCTGGCCGACCGGGTCGACAGCGTCCGCCCCTACCCGGAGCTGGGGCAGCTGTGGCGGATGGTCTCCCGCAGCGCCTACGCCCAGCTGCGGCACTCGCCGGCGCTGCTGGCCGGGACGGTGCTGGGGCTGGCGCTGGTGTACCTGGTGCCGCCGCTGGCGGTGGTGGCCGGGCTGGTCGGCGGGGACACCCCGCTGACCGTCCTCGGCCTGGCGGCCTGGCTGCTGATGGCGCTGACCTTCCGGCCGATGCTCGGCTACTACCGGCGTCCGGTCTGGGAGGCACTGCTGCTGCCGTTCACCGCCGGGATGTACCTGCTGATGACCGTGGACTCGGCGGTGCAGCACTGGCGCGGCCGGGGCGCGGCCTGGAAGGGTCGCACCTACGGTGCGATGGAGGGCTGA
- a CDS encoding glutamate racemase, with translation MKIALMDSGIGLLAAAAALRELRPDADLVLSSDPDGMPWGPRTPADVARHALDVARAAAAHRPDALIIACNTASVHALDAIRAELEPEIPVIGTVPAIKPAAAAASGGPVAIWATPATTGSAYQRRLIRDFADGAEVAEIPCPGMADAVEYADERAIAATVAAAAALTPPDVRQLVLGCTHYELIADRIRAALGDPEGLAFHCSARPTVAQAVRRAGAAAGARRGGGTLLVLRSGRVEELPPAALAYDEGRLLTGALSAAG, from the coding sequence GTGAAGATCGCACTGATGGACTCGGGAATCGGCCTGCTGGCCGCCGCCGCCGCCCTGCGCGAACTGCGCCCCGACGCCGACCTGGTGCTCTCCTCGGACCCGGACGGGATGCCCTGGGGGCCGCGCACCCCCGCCGACGTCGCCCGGCACGCCCTGGACGTCGCCCGTGCCGCCGCCGCGCACCGCCCCGACGCGCTGATCATCGCCTGCAACACCGCCTCCGTGCACGCCCTGGACGCGATCCGGGCGGAGCTGGAGCCGGAGATCCCGGTCATCGGCACCGTCCCCGCCATCAAGCCGGCCGCCGCGGCCGCGTCCGGGGGACCGGTCGCCATCTGGGCCACCCCGGCCACCACCGGCAGCGCCTACCAGCGGCGGCTGATCCGCGACTTCGCGGACGGCGCCGAGGTGGCCGAGATCCCCTGCCCGGGGATGGCCGACGCGGTCGAGTACGCCGACGAGCGGGCCATCGCCGCCACCGTCGCCGCAGCGGCCGCCCTCACCCCGCCGGACGTGCGGCAGCTGGTGCTCGGCTGCACCCACTACGAACTGATCGCCGACCGGATCCGGGCCGCCCTGGGCGACCCGGAGGGCCTGGCCTTCCACTGCTCGGCCCGCCCCACCGTGGCCCAGGCGGTACGCCGGGCCGGGGCGGCGGCCGGGGCCCGCCGGGGCGGCGGCACCCTGCTGGTGCTGCGCAGCGGCCGGGTCGAGGAGCTGCCCCCGGCGGCGCTGGCCTACGACGAGGGCAGGCTGCTCACCGGGGCGCTCTCGGCCGCCGGCTAG
- a CDS encoding polysaccharide deacetylase family protein gives MRQSNTTTLARPALPPALPLGRAARRLAVLTFQDVTDRQAFAAQVERLQRTAAPVSLDDVERALSGGAPLPPHAVLLTFERGHRSAATEALPVLAARRVPGVAFVVPGLVDTDRPYWWQEARFLVEQGGRARGLSGRTPGDVVAALSALPDPDRRRSLEELRVTARRPAPGTPQLTAADLLALRDGGVELGNHTLSHARLDTCDGYVVREEVAGGHERLTRLTGEQPRTFAYPDAVFDERVAPLLRGLAYRSAFVSDGTLFDLRGAGGGQPDPLRISRLKVTPGTSRGMFDGVLSGWTPTARRLRGAVAV, from the coding sequence GTGCGACAGTCGAACACCACCACTCTGGCCCGTCCGGCGCTCCCCCCGGCCCTGCCGCTCGGACGCGCGGCCCGGCGGCTCGCGGTGCTGACCTTCCAGGACGTCACCGACCGGCAGGCGTTCGCGGCCCAGGTGGAGCGGCTGCAGCGGACCGCGGCCCCGGTCTCGCTGGACGACGTGGAGCGGGCGCTCTCCGGCGGCGCTCCGCTGCCGCCGCACGCCGTACTGCTGACCTTCGAGCGCGGCCACCGCAGCGCGGCCACCGAGGCGCTGCCGGTGCTGGCCGCCCGCCGGGTGCCCGGAGTGGCCTTCGTGGTACCGGGCCTGGTCGACACCGACCGGCCCTACTGGTGGCAGGAGGCCCGCTTCCTGGTCGAGCAGGGCGGCCGGGCCCGGGGGCTGTCCGGCCGGACGCCCGGCGACGTGGTCGCGGCGCTGTCCGCGCTGCCCGACCCGGACCGCCGGCGCAGCCTGGAGGAGCTGCGGGTGACGGCCCGTCGGCCGGCCCCGGGCACGCCCCAGCTGACGGCGGCGGACCTGCTGGCACTGCGGGACGGCGGGGTCGAGCTCGGCAACCACACGCTCAGCCACGCCCGGCTCGACACCTGCGACGGCTATGTGGTCCGCGAGGAGGTGGCCGGCGGCCACGAGCGGCTCACCCGGCTGACCGGTGAGCAGCCGCGCACCTTCGCCTACCCCGATGCGGTCTTCGACGAGCGGGTGGCCCCGCTGCTGCGGGGACTGGCCTACCGCAGCGCCTTCGTCAGCGACGGCACCCTGTTCGACCTGCGCGGCGCGGGCGGGGGACAGCCGGACCCGCTGCGGATCAGCCGGCTGAAGGTGACCCCGGGCACCTCGCGCGGGATGTTCGACGGGGTGTTGTCGGGCTGGACGCCCACGGCGCGCCGACTGCGGGGCGCGGTCGCGGTCTGA
- a CDS encoding spermidine synthase translates to MADPLADPLPVERRVDLGLARLLPDLDRPSAWLLTLDDAPQSYVDLDDPLHLEFEYVQRLAHVADLAAEPGVPVAALHLGGAGMTLPRYLAATRPGSVQDVVELDGALTELVRDRLPWRERSFTVHRADAREYLAGLPDGSADLVVADVFGGSRIPAHLTSVEFVREAARVLRPGGSYAANFADAAPLDFARAQVATVRSVLPEVCLVAEPSVLRGRRYGNLVLLAGTGERPLPVAELGRRVAADPFPARVVHGDRLDLLVGRARPVTDRTAAPSPAPPEGAFSL, encoded by the coding sequence ATGGCCGATCCGCTCGCTGACCCGCTGCCCGTCGAACGCCGGGTCGACCTCGGCCTCGCCCGGCTCCTGCCCGACCTGGACCGGCCCAGCGCCTGGCTGCTCACCCTGGACGACGCGCCGCAGTCCTACGTCGACCTGGACGACCCGCTGCACCTGGAGTTCGAGTACGTCCAGCGGTTGGCCCACGTCGCCGACCTCGCCGCCGAGCCGGGGGTCCCGGTCGCCGCGCTGCACCTCGGCGGTGCCGGGATGACGCTCCCGCGCTACCTCGCCGCGACCCGTCCCGGCTCGGTCCAGGACGTGGTGGAGCTCGACGGGGCACTGACCGAGCTGGTCCGGGACCGGCTGCCCTGGCGCGAGCGGTCGTTCACGGTCCACCGGGCGGACGCCAGGGAGTACCTGGCCGGACTCCCGGACGGCAGCGCGGACCTGGTGGTCGCCGACGTCTTCGGCGGCTCGCGGATCCCGGCGCACCTGACCTCGGTCGAGTTCGTCCGCGAGGCGGCCCGGGTGCTGCGTCCCGGCGGCAGCTACGCGGCGAACTTCGCCGACGCCGCCCCGCTCGACTTCGCCCGCGCCCAGGTCGCCACCGTCCGCTCGGTGCTGCCGGAGGTGTGCCTGGTGGCCGAGCCCTCGGTGCTGCGCGGGCGGCGCTACGGCAACCTGGTGCTGCTGGCCGGGACCGGCGAGCGGCCGCTGCCGGTGGCGGAGCTGGGCCGACGGGTCGCCGCCGACCCCTTCCCGGCCCGGGTGGTCCACGGCGACCGGCTCGACCTGCTGGTGGGCCGGGCGCGGCCGGTCACCGACCGCACCGCCGCGCCCTCGCCGGCGCCCCCGGAGGGCGCGTTCAGCCTGTGA
- a CDS encoding O-methyltransferase: MSSSDLWNAVDDYFGQTVAPSDPALDAALAASDAAGLPQIAVSAPLGKLLQLLARIRGAANILEIGTLGGYSTICLARALPEGGRLISLEYDPRHAEVARGNIAAAGLADRVEVRVGAALDSLPKLKDEGAGPFDLVFIDADKANNPHYVRWALDLSRPGTLIVVDNVVRGGRVGDPDNQDPDVLGTRAALELIAAEPRLDGTAVQTVGTKGYDGFALALVTG; this comes from the coding sequence ATGAGTTCGTCCGATCTCTGGAACGCCGTCGACGACTACTTCGGCCAGACCGTCGCGCCGTCCGACCCCGCCCTCGACGCCGCCCTGGCGGCCAGCGACGCCGCCGGACTGCCGCAGATCGCGGTCTCCGCGCCGCTGGGCAAGCTGCTGCAGCTGCTGGCCCGGATCCGGGGGGCCGCGAACATCCTGGAGATCGGCACCCTGGGCGGCTACTCCACCATCTGCCTGGCCCGGGCACTGCCCGAGGGCGGTCGGCTGATCTCGCTGGAGTACGACCCCCGGCACGCCGAGGTCGCCCGGGGCAACATCGCCGCCGCCGGGCTCGCCGACCGGGTGGAGGTCCGGGTGGGCGCGGCGCTGGACAGCCTGCCCAAGCTCAAGGACGAGGGCGCAGGCCCGTTCGACCTGGTCTTCATCGACGCCGACAAGGCCAACAACCCGCACTACGTGCGCTGGGCGCTGGACCTCTCCCGCCCGGGGACGCTGATCGTCGTGGACAACGTGGTGCGCGGCGGCCGGGTCGGCGACCCGGACAACCAGGACCCGGACGTCCTGGGCACCCGCGCGGCGCTGGAGCTGATCGCCGCCGAGCCCCGGCTGGACGGCACCGCCGTCCAGACCGTGGGCACCAAGGGCTACGACGGCTTCGCGCTGGCGCTGGTCACAGGCTGA
- a CDS encoding nucleosidase — translation MRLIGEIDPARPLLVVAVEGEAAHLDGSLPVLLTGMGKVNAAASVASVLAGPVRPASVVNLGTAGALKPGWNGTHEVRGVIQHDLDTGALHSLTGLVWGAPLELRPGTDGPVLATGDLFVSEERARARLAEQADLVDMEGYAVASVALAAGLPVRLVKHVSDEAGEGAARTWLDSLDDCARVLAAWVAEELG, via the coding sequence ATGCGCCTCATCGGAGAGATCGACCCCGCCCGCCCGCTGCTCGTCGTCGCCGTCGAGGGCGAGGCCGCCCATCTGGACGGCAGCCTTCCGGTGCTGCTCACCGGGATGGGCAAGGTCAACGCCGCGGCGTCGGTCGCCTCGGTGCTGGCCGGCCCGGTGCGTCCGGCGTCCGTGGTCAACCTGGGCACGGCCGGTGCGCTCAAGCCGGGTTGGAACGGCACCCACGAGGTGCGCGGGGTGATCCAGCACGACCTGGACACCGGGGCGCTGCACAGCCTGACCGGGCTGGTCTGGGGCGCGCCGCTGGAGCTGCGGCCGGGGACGGACGGGCCGGTGCTGGCCACCGGCGACCTCTTCGTCTCCGAGGAGCGGGCCCGGGCGCGGCTCGCCGAGCAGGCCGACCTGGTCGACATGGAGGGCTACGCGGTCGCCAGCGTCGCGCTCGCGGCCGGGCTGCCGGTGCGGCTGGTCAAGCACGTGAGCGACGAGGCGGGCGAGGGCGCGGCCAGGACCTGGCTGGACTCGCTGGACGACTGCGCCCGGGTGCTCGCCGCGTGGGTGGCGGAGGAACTGGGCTGA
- a CDS encoding nitroreductase family deazaflavin-dependent oxidoreductase translates to MSEPIAPQPAPAPLRLVTPTGTLVALGDRLSRRLIKGLDRFGISVMGSRTLAVRGRKSGEWRTTPVNLLVLDGERYLVAPRGHTQWVRNMRVVGGGELRLGRKAEPFTAVEVADAEKTPILREYLRKWGWEVGMFFEDVTAKSPDSRLTEIAPGFPVFRVAAK, encoded by the coding sequence ATGTCCGAGCCCATCGCCCCGCAGCCCGCCCCCGCGCCGCTCCGGCTGGTCACCCCGACCGGCACCCTCGTCGCCCTCGGCGACCGGCTCAGCCGCCGGCTGATCAAGGGGCTCGACCGGTTCGGCATCAGCGTGATGGGCTCGCGCACCCTCGCCGTCCGCGGACGCAAGAGCGGCGAGTGGCGGACCACCCCGGTCAACCTGCTGGTCCTGGACGGCGAGCGCTACCTGGTCGCCCCGCGCGGCCACACCCAGTGGGTGCGCAACATGCGCGTCGTCGGCGGCGGCGAGCTGCGGCTCGGCCGGAAGGCCGAGCCCTTCACCGCCGTCGAGGTCGCCGACGCCGAGAAGACCCCGATCCTGCGCGAGTACCTGCGCAAGTGGGGCTGGGAGGTCGGGATGTTCTTCGAGGACGTGACCGCCAAGTCCCCCGACAGCCGGCTCACCGAGATCGCGCCCGGCTTCCCGGTCTTCCGCGTCGCCGCGAAGTAG